Proteins co-encoded in one Ananas comosus cultivar F153 linkage group 15, ASM154086v1, whole genome shotgun sequence genomic window:
- the LOC109721328 gene encoding squalene monooxygenase-like, whose product MVGEHHLFGAIVAAIVGFLFLLVGFHRRRRRSTAAVAVSPAAAAEVAGKWESGAEVAGDGGAADVIVVGAGVAGSALAYTLGKDGRRVHVIERDLSEPDRIVGELLQPGGYLKLIELGLEDCVKEIDAQRVLGYALFKDGKNAKVSYPLEKFHSDVAGRSFHNGRFIQRMREKAASLPNVRLEQGTVTSLLEENGTVKGVLYKTKSGEEFKAYAPLTVVCDGCFSNLRRSLCSPRVDVPSCFVGLVLENCNLPYPNHGHVILADPSPILFYPISSTEIRCLVDVPGQKVPSIANGEMANYLKTVVAPQIPPELYDAFIAAIDKGNIRTMPNRSMPAAPHPTPGALLMGDAFNMRHPLTGGGMTVALSDIVVLRNLLQPLRDLHDASSLCRYLESFYTLRKPVASTINTLAGALYKVFSASPDRARNEMRQACFDYLSLGGIFSTGPVSLLSGLNPRPLSLVAHFFAVAIYGVGRLLLPFPSPKRLWIGARLISAASGIIFPIIKAEGVRQMFFPATVPAYYRAPPTK is encoded by the exons ATGGTGGGGGAGCACCACCTCTTCGGAGCGATCGTCGCGGCGATCGTAGggttcctcttcctcctcgtcgGATTCCatcggaggaggcggcggagcacGGCGGCGGTCGCCGtatctccggcggcggcggcagaggtCGCCGGGAAATGGGAATCCGGCGCTGAGGTGGCCGGAGACGGCGGTGCCGCCGACGTGATCGTCGTCGGCGCTGGGGTCGCCGGATCCGCCCTCGCCTACACCCTCGGAAAG GACGGTCGTCGAGTACATGTCATCGAAAGAGACTTGTCGGAGCCTGATCGGATTGTTGGTGAATTGTTACAACCGGGAGGCTACTTAAAATTGATTGAGCTGGGCCTTGAGG ATTGTGTGAAAGAAATCGATGCTCAACGAGTCCTTGGGTATGCTTTGTTCAAAGATGGAAAGAACGCGAAAGTTTCTTACCCCTTGGAGAAATTCCACTCAGATGTTGCTGGAAGAAGCTTCCACAATGGCCGGTTCATACAGAGGATGCGTGAGAAAGCTGCATCTTTGCCCAA TGTCCGATTGGAACAGGGAACTGTAACATCACTGCTCGAAGAAAATGGTACTGTTAAGGGTGTTCTATACAAGACCAAATCTGGTGAAGAATTCAAAGCTTATGCACCTCTTACGGTTGTATGTGATGGCTGCTTCTCTAATTTGAGGCGCTCCCTCTGCTCTCCAAGG gtTGATGTGCCCTCATGTTTTGTTGGGTTGGTTCTGGAGAACTGTAACCTTCCTTATCCAAATCACGGGCACGTCATTTTAGCGGATCCTTCACCCATTTTATTCTATCCAATAAGTAGCACGGAGATTCGCTGTTTGGTTGATGTTCCTGGCCAGAAGGTGCCTTCTATAGCCAATGGAGAAATGGCGAATTATCTCAAGACTGTGGTAGCACCTCAG ATTCCACCGGAACTGTATGATGCCTTCATAGCAGCCATTGATAAGGGAAACATAAGAACTATGCCTAATAGGAGCATGCCAGCTGCCCCTCATCCCACTCCCGGAGCTCTCCTAATGGGGGATGCATTCAATATGCGCCATCCTTTAACAGGCGGAGGAATGACTGTGGCCTTGTCTGATATCGTCGTACTGCGAAACCTTCTCCAGCCTCTTCGTGATTTGCATGATGCTTCTTCTCTTTGCAGATACCTAGAATCATTCTACACCTTACGGAAG CCGGTTGCATCCACAATAAACACTTTGGCTGGCGCACTCTACAAGGTCTTCAGCGCCTCGCCGGATCGAGCTAGGAATGAAATGCGCCAAGCGTGTTTTGATTATCTAAGCCTGGGAGGTATCTTCTCTACCGGGCCCGTGTCTTTGCTCTCTGGTCTTAATCCTCGTCCCCTGAGCTTGGTTGCCCACTTCTTTGCTGTGGCCATATATGGCGTGGGTCGTTTATTATTGCCGTTTCCTTCTCCCAAGAGACTCTGGATCGGAGCTCGGCTGATTTCT GCCGCCTCAGGTATTATTTTCCCCATAATAAAAGCAGAAGGGGTTAGGCAAATGTTCTTCCCCGCTACAGTTCCAGCGTACTACAGAGCTCCTCCTACGAAGTGA